From Neisseria musculi, the proteins below share one genomic window:
- a CDS encoding IS1595 family transposase — MRKSRLSQYKQNKLIELFVAGVTARTAAQLVSVNKNTAAYYFHRLRLLIYHNSPHLEMLDGEVEVDESYFGGQRKGKRGRGAAGKVAVFGLLKRNGKVYTVAVPNTQTATLLPIIREQVKPDSIVYTDCYKSYDVLDVSEFSHFRINHSTHFAERQNHINGIENFWNQAKRHLRKFNGIPKEHFELYLKECEWRFNNSEIKFQISILKQSVKQDLF, encoded by the coding sequence ATGAGAAAAAGTCGTTTAAGTCAGTACAAGCAAAACAAACTGATTGAACTATTTGTTGCAGGTGTTACCGCCCGCACAGCGGCGCAATTAGTTAGCGTCAATAAAAATACCGCTGCCTATTACTTCCACCGTTTGCGCTTACTTATCTATCACAACAGCCCGCATCTGGAAATGCTTGATGGTGAAGTAGAAGTTGATGAAAGCTATTTTGGCGGACAACGCAAAGGCAAACGTGGTCGCGGTGCGGCTGGCAAAGTGGCTGTATTCGGGCTTTTGAAGCGTAATGGTAAGGTTTACACCGTTGCCGTACCCAATACACAAACTGCGACTTTATTGCCAATTATCCGCGAGCAAGTGAAGCCTGATAGCATTGTTTATACCGATTGTTACAAAAGTTATGACGTTCTTGATGTGAGCGAATTTTCACATTTTCGGATCAATCACAGCACACATTTTGCTGAGCGACAAAATCACATTAACGGAATTGAGAACTTTTGGAACCAAGCAAAACGCCATTTACGCAAGTTTAACGGCATTCCCAAAGAGCATTTTGAACTGTATTTGAAAGAGTGTGAATGGCGTTTTAACAACAGTGAGATAAAATTTCAAATTTCTATTTTAAAACAATCAGTAAAGCAGGATTTGTTCTAG
- a CDS encoding mechanosensitive ion channel family protein, producing the protein MNTVNRINNGIRQSLGHYEAMTESVQAMIEAFWLRVPYLAVALLAFVLFWLLARLFKILAAKLLSRRLSHRANLMLVLQRIGSALIVFGGFLVAMMIAIPDFTPAQLVSTLGIGSVAIGFAFKDIFQNLLSGILLLLNEPFKIGDRIVSGSFEGEVENIEIRATTLRTDDDRRIVIPNSQLFTSPVTVNTRAGLYRQSTMLTLPAGLDAGTVKEQIIHALQQQCGDIVSQPEIAVTALSDTTATLELRWWAQGHADNNMILDRVLSCVQPLLTQGGKPNGDESGG; encoded by the coding sequence GTGAATACTGTAAACCGAATCAATAACGGCATCCGCCAAAGCCTCGGCCATTATGAAGCCATGACCGAGAGCGTGCAGGCGATGATCGAAGCCTTTTGGCTGCGCGTACCCTATTTAGCGGTGGCACTGCTGGCCTTTGTGTTGTTTTGGCTGCTGGCCAGGCTGTTTAAAATCTTGGCGGCAAAGCTGCTCTCGCGCCGCCTCAGCCACAGAGCCAACCTGATGTTGGTGTTGCAGCGCATCGGCAGCGCGCTGATTGTTTTCGGCGGCTTTCTGGTGGCGATGATGATTGCCATCCCCGATTTCACCCCCGCGCAGCTGGTCAGCACGCTGGGCATCGGCTCGGTGGCCATCGGCTTTGCCTTTAAAGATATTTTCCAAAACCTGCTTTCAGGCATTCTGCTGCTGCTCAACGAGCCGTTCAAAATCGGCGACCGCATTGTTTCGGGTTCGTTTGAAGGCGAAGTGGAAAACATCGAAATCCGCGCCACCACGCTGCGCACTGATGACGACAGGCGCATCGTGATTCCCAATTCTCAACTGTTTACCTCGCCCGTTACCGTAAACACCCGCGCCGGCCTGTACCGCCAAAGTACTATGCTGACCCTGCCCGCAGGTTTGGATGCCGGCACGGTGAAAGAGCAGATTATCCACGCGCTGCAACAACAATGCGGCGACATCGTTTCCCAACCCGAAATCGCCGTTACCGCGCTTTCCGACACCACCGCCACGCTCGAGCTGCGCTGGTGGGCGCAGGGGCACGCCGACAACAACATGATTCTCGACCGCGTGCTGTCGTGCGTGCAGCCGCTGCTGACGCAGGGCGGCAAACCGAATGGAGACGAAAGCGGTGGGTAA
- a CDS encoding site-specific integrase — translation MRHIWASWLIQRKVPLRVLQEMGEFNAMLTCRLSICSHILRYCLIWCGIREMMTQICCSNFSRSVFLSRINFLIKKVAVLDN, via the coding sequence TTGAGACACATCTGGGCAAGCTGGCTGATTCAACGAAAAGTACCATTGAGGGTGTTACAAGAGATGGGGGAATTCAACGCTATGCTTACCTGTCGTTTAAGCATTTGCAGTCACATACTCAGATATTGTCTGATTTGGTGCGGCATTCGCGAAATGATGACACAAATTTGTTGCAGTAACTTTAGCCGGAGTGTTTTTCTCTCTAGAATTAATTTTTTGATAAAAAAAGTGGCTGTCCTAGATAACTAG
- a CDS encoding protein disulfide oxidoreductase, translating to MGKRAVYWLRQAVQMALLLLLVSLAVDWWRKPAQPQRFAGQGLDIVNGGQTTLTALSSGRTAAVYFWGSWCGICKHTSPSVQRLHEAGIPVLGVAMHSGSAQEVAAYMQENGLSFDTVNDPQGRISRRWQVAVTPTVVLVKNGRMIHSTTGIGSYWGLRGRIWLADKVY from the coding sequence GTGGGTAAGCGGGCCGTTTATTGGCTCCGGCAGGCGGTTCAGATGGCCTTGCTGCTGTTGCTGGTGTCGCTTGCGGTTGATTGGTGGCGCAAACCCGCCCAGCCGCAACGGTTTGCCGGGCAGGGTTTGGATATTGTAAACGGCGGGCAGACCACGCTGACCGCGCTCAGCAGCGGGCGCACCGCCGCCGTGTATTTTTGGGGAAGCTGGTGCGGCATCTGCAAACATACCTCTCCCTCCGTACAACGCCTGCACGAAGCAGGCATACCCGTGTTGGGCGTAGCGATGCACTCTGGCAGTGCGCAAGAAGTAGCAGCCTATATGCAGGAAAACGGTTTGTCGTTTGACACAGTTAACGACCCTCAAGGCAGGATATCGCGGCGATGGCAGGTGGCGGTAACACCGACCGTGGTGTTGGTAAAAAACGGCAGAATGATACACAGCACCACCGGCATCGGCAGCTATTGGGGGCTGCGCGGCCGTATCTGGCTGGCAGATAAGGTATATTGA